A part of Planctomycetota bacterium genomic DNA contains:
- a CDS encoding histidine triad nucleotide-binding protein, which translates to MADDAPSIFTRIIRREIPASIRHEDDVCIAFDDVDPKAPLHVLVVPKEPFASLRDMAADGKAASLGHLMVVADRVAKEAGYDDYRTVINTGAGAGQTVFHLHVHVLAGRDLGWPPG; encoded by the coding sequence ATGGCAGACGACGCACCGTCGATTTTCACGCGGATCATCCGCCGCGAGATTCCCGCCTCGATAAGGCATGAGGACGACGTCTGCATCGCGTTCGACGACGTCGACCCGAAGGCCCCGCTGCACGTGCTGGTCGTGCCGAAGGAGCCGTTCGCGTCCCTTCGAGACATGGCGGCCGACGGCAAGGCGGCGTCGCTGGGGCACCTGATGGTCGTCGCCGATCGTGTGGCCAAGGAGGCGGGCTACGACGACTACCGCACCGTCATCAACACCGGTGCTGGGGCGGGGCAGACGGTCTTTCACCTGCACGTCCACGTGCTGGCAGGTCGGGATTTGGGGTGGCCTCCGGGGTGA